A single genomic interval of Methylobacterium bullatum harbors:
- the cya_21 gene encoding Bifunctional hemolysin/adenylate cyclase yields MATIRYTTGADYDEEDSETYVEGYPIHLSATTIYLGPESVIPNLDSDSSNLHILVIQEGGLPFPSFPSEFTDASAGYFYDFSETDAQSFLTGGVFGDVIRTGWGNDTLRGGGGSDALYGMEGDDRFVVTSTPVKVEGGNGKDILFIDTDSGVELNDGNFDGIELIHVRSGSSLNMSGVSSGMTINSASTVDNSATIIGTSGADRIVAGKGSDTILGGAGNDKLFAGGGSNLFVFPEGNGRDNIYKFDILKDHFAFGGDVSAFTDLKIGSTSGGDAVITVIGDTDPSNKIIVHDVLPTSLTADHFMFGG; encoded by the coding sequence ATGGCGACTATCAGGTACACAACAGGCGCCGATTATGACGAAGAAGACAGTGAAACATACGTCGAAGGTTATCCTATCCACTTAAGTGCAACGACGATCTACCTCGGACCCGAAAGCGTCATTCCCAACTTAGACAGCGACAGCAGCAACTTGCACATCCTCGTCATCCAGGAAGGCGGGCTGCCGTTCCCTTCGTTCCCCTCCGAGTTCACGGATGCCTCTGCTGGATACTTTTACGATTTCAGCGAAACCGACGCCCAGTCATTTCTGACCGGTGGAGTCTTCGGTGACGTCATCCGAACCGGCTGGGGCAACGACACCTTGAGAGGCGGCGGAGGCTCCGATGCCCTCTATGGCATGGAGGGTGACGATCGGTTCGTCGTCACGAGCACACCGGTCAAGGTCGAAGGCGGCAACGGCAAGGACATCCTCTTCATCGATACCGACAGCGGCGTCGAACTGAACGACGGCAACTTCGACGGCATCGAACTGATCCACGTGCGGAGCGGATCCTCGCTCAACATGTCCGGTGTCTCGAGCGGCATGACGATAAACTCGGCAAGCACGGTCGATAACAGCGCGACGATCATCGGCACGAGCGGCGCCGACCGCATCGTCGCCGGAAAGGGGAGCGACACCATCCTTGGGGGCGCCGGAAACGACAAGCTCTTTGCCGGTGGGGGCTCCAATCTGTTTGTTTTCCCGGAAGGGAACGGCCGGGACAACATCTACAAGTTCGACATCCTCAAAGATCACTTCGCTTTTGGCGGCGATGTCTCAGCGTTCACGGACCTGAAGATCGGGAGCACGAGCGGCGGTGACGCGGTCATCACGGTCATCGGTGACACCGATCCGTCGAACAAGATCATCGTCCACGACGTCCTCCCGACCTCGCTGACGGCGGACCACTTCATGTTCGGCGGTTGA
- the ptsN_2 gene encoding Nitrogen regulatory protein, whose product MTIDELLSPEHVSVGVRASGKPMLLEDLARRAGQAFDLDAATVRMALERREALGSTGVGDGIALPHTRLDSVQRPRGILLRLRDALDFDAIDERPVDLVFLLLLPATPKGTQLNALTCVARRMRSPETAAAMRAARDAVALYAIMRSGEPVR is encoded by the coding sequence ATGACCATCGACGAACTGCTGTCGCCGGAGCACGTGTCCGTCGGAGTCCGGGCGTCGGGCAAGCCGATGCTCCTGGAGGATCTCGCCAGGCGGGCCGGCCAAGCCTTCGACCTCGATGCCGCGACGGTCCGTATGGCGTTGGAGAGGCGGGAAGCGCTGGGCTCGACCGGCGTGGGCGATGGCATCGCGCTGCCCCACACGCGATTGGACAGCGTCCAGCGTCCGCGGGGCATTCTTCTACGTCTCCGCGACGCCCTCGACTTCGATGCCATCGACGAGCGCCCGGTCGATCTCGTGTTCCTGCTGCTTCTCCCGGCAACGCCCAAAGGGACGCAGCTGAACGCGCTTACCTGCGTCGCCCGCCGCATGCGTTCGCCCGAGACCGCAGCCGCCATGCGGGCGGCCCGGGACGCCGTCGCCCTCTACGCCATCATGCGCAGCGGCGAACCCGTTAGATAA
- the kdpD gene encoding Sensor protein KdpD → MSRLPSSIPHHDPDRPSPDALLKAARREDGRRGHLKIFLGAAPGVGKTYEMLTVGRARLKAGTDVVVGVVETHGRAETLALVEGFEVVGRRPVPYRGTILEEMDLDALLARQPALALVDELAHTNAPGSRHPKRYQDVEELLDAGIDVHTTLNIQHVESLNDVVAQITRIRVRETVPDGILDRADDIEVVDLNPDDLIQRLRDGKVYVKGNAERALKHYFSRGNLTALRELALRRTADRVDDELLSHMRANAIAGPWGAGERVLVCVSEDPRSAGLVRHTKRLADRLHAPWTALTVEGPRSTSLDEAARDRIADTLRLADRLGGDAVTIPGGRRVADDILAYARSTNVNHIILGKADRSPLFELLNGSVVHDIVRRSGNISIHVITGEAAKADPVPPKMIATAPAKPPFAPMPYVVGVLATTVALGLALLVEPYLGVENADLILLTAIVAVAVRFGLGPSLFAVLAASLSYNFFFLPPVYTLTIADPTNIAAFLLFTGVAVVVSNLASRSRREAMVSHGRARATERLYGFSRKLAGCATLDDVLWATSAQVAAMLRVRVVVLMPEQGAVSVRAGFPPEDTLDAADLGAATWAFDNVRPAGRGADTLPGAKRLFLPMRTGRGIVGVIGLDTDGTGPILTPEDRRLFDALADMAALAIERVRLVEDLDRAERAAETDRLRQALLTSISHDLRTPLSSVLGAATTLRDLGEVLPRDAKTDLLATIISESERLNRFIVNLLDMTRLEAGAVAASLTLQDAGETVDTALRRLGPILAGHRIVLDIPAGLPAVRLDPVLFEQVLVNLLDNAAKYAPEGSTVTVRGQVDHGHVRLQILDEGDGLPEADIERVFDKFFRVRKSDSVRAGTGLGLAIARGFVEAMGGTLTAGNRRDRLGAVFTIVLPIPAAGLGHSGIAA, encoded by the coding sequence ATGAGCCGCTTGCCTTCGTCGATCCCGCACCACGATCCCGACCGGCCCTCGCCCGATGCGCTGCTGAAGGCCGCGCGCCGCGAGGACGGCCGCCGCGGCCACCTCAAGATCTTCCTCGGTGCGGCGCCCGGGGTCGGCAAGACCTACGAGATGCTCACCGTGGGGCGGGCCCGCCTGAAGGCCGGCACGGACGTGGTCGTCGGCGTGGTGGAGACGCATGGGCGGGCAGAGACCCTGGCGCTCGTCGAGGGCTTCGAGGTCGTAGGGCGCCGTCCGGTGCCCTATCGCGGGACCATCCTGGAGGAGATGGACCTCGACGCCCTTCTGGCGCGCCAGCCGGCCCTCGCCCTCGTGGACGAGCTCGCCCACACGAACGCGCCGGGCTCGCGCCATCCCAAGCGCTACCAGGATGTCGAGGAACTGCTCGACGCCGGCATCGACGTCCATACCACCCTCAACATCCAACACGTCGAGAGCCTCAACGACGTGGTGGCCCAGATCACCCGCATCCGGGTGCGCGAGACCGTGCCCGACGGCATCCTCGACCGGGCCGACGACATCGAGGTGGTCGATCTCAATCCAGACGACCTCATCCAGCGCCTGAGGGACGGCAAGGTCTACGTGAAGGGCAATGCCGAGCGCGCCCTGAAGCACTACTTTTCGCGGGGCAACCTCACGGCGCTGCGGGAACTCGCGCTGCGTCGGACCGCCGACCGCGTCGACGATGAGCTTTTGAGCCATATGCGGGCCAATGCCATCGCGGGTCCCTGGGGGGCCGGCGAACGGGTTCTGGTCTGCGTCAGCGAGGACCCGCGTTCCGCCGGACTCGTGCGTCACACCAAGCGCCTCGCCGACCGGCTGCACGCCCCCTGGACGGCCCTCACCGTCGAGGGTCCCCGAAGCACCTCCCTGGACGAGGCGGCGCGGGACCGCATTGCCGACACCCTACGTCTCGCCGACCGTCTCGGCGGCGATGCCGTGACCATTCCGGGCGGGCGCCGCGTCGCCGACGACATCCTCGCCTACGCCCGCTCCACCAACGTCAACCACATCATCCTCGGCAAGGCCGACCGCTCGCCGTTGTTCGAGCTTCTCAACGGCTCGGTGGTGCACGACATCGTCCGGCGCTCGGGCAACATCAGCATCCACGTCATCACCGGGGAAGCGGCGAAGGCCGATCCGGTCCCCCCGAAGATGATCGCCACGGCTCCGGCCAAGCCGCCCTTCGCGCCGATGCCCTACGTCGTCGGTGTCCTCGCCACCACCGTGGCCCTCGGCCTCGCCCTTCTCGTCGAGCCGTATCTCGGCGTCGAGAACGCCGATCTCATCTTGCTGACCGCCATCGTCGCGGTGGCGGTCCGTTTCGGCCTGGGGCCGTCCCTCTTCGCCGTGCTGGCGGCCTCGTTGTCCTACAACTTCTTCTTCCTGCCGCCGGTCTACACGCTCACCATCGCGGACCCGACGAACATCGCCGCGTTCCTGCTGTTCACGGGGGTTGCGGTGGTGGTCTCGAACCTTGCGTCACGGTCGCGGCGGGAGGCGATGGTGTCGCATGGCAGGGCCCGGGCCACGGAACGGCTCTACGGCTTCAGCCGCAAGCTGGCTGGCTGCGCCACCCTCGACGACGTCCTCTGGGCCACCTCCGCCCAGGTCGCGGCCATGCTCCGGGTCCGGGTGGTGGTGCTCATGCCCGAGCAGGGGGCCGTCTCGGTCCGGGCTGGTTTCCCGCCCGAGGACACCCTCGATGCGGCCGACCTCGGGGCCGCGACCTGGGCCTTCGACAACGTGCGGCCGGCCGGCCGTGGCGCCGACACCCTTCCGGGAGCCAAGCGGCTGTTCCTGCCGATGCGCACGGGCCGCGGCATCGTCGGGGTCATCGGCCTCGATACCGACGGCACGGGCCCGATCCTTACGCCCGAGGACCGGCGCCTGTTCGATGCGCTGGCCGACATGGCGGCGCTCGCCATCGAGCGGGTCCGCCTGGTCGAGGACCTCGACAGGGCCGAGCGCGCCGCCGAGACCGACCGCCTGCGCCAAGCCCTCCTGACCTCGATCTCGCACGACCTGCGCACGCCCCTATCCTCGGTACTCGGGGCGGCCACGACCCTGCGCGACCTCGGCGAGGTCCTCCCGCGCGATGCCAAGACGGACCTGCTGGCGACGATCATCTCGGAATCGGAGCGGCTCAATCGCTTCATCGTCAACCTCCTCGACATGACGCGGCTGGAGGCCGGGGCGGTGGCGGCGAGCCTCACCCTCCAGGACGCGGGCGAAACCGTCGACACGGCCTTGCGCCGGCTCGGCCCGATCCTCGCCGGTCATCGCATCGTCCTCGACATCCCCGCTGGGCTGCCGGCCGTGCGCCTCGATCCGGTGCTGTTCGAGCAGGTCCTGGTCAACCTGCTCGACAACGCCGCCAAGTACGCGCCCGAGGGCTCCACGGTCACGGTCAGGGGCCAGGTCGACCACGGGCACGTCCGCCTGCAGATCCTCGACGAGGGCGACGGATTGCCCGAGGCCGACATCGAGCGGGTGTTCGACAAGTTCTTTCGCGTCCGCAAGTCGGACAGCGTCCGGGCGGGGACGGGCCTCGGCCTCGCCATAGCGCGCGGCTTCGTCGAGGCCATGGGCGGCACGCTGACGGCCGGCAACCGCCGCGACCGCCTCGGGGCGGTCTTCACCATCGTCCTGCCGATCCCCGCGGCGGGCCTCGGTCATTCGGGTATCGCGGCATGA
- the kce gene encoding 3-keto-5-aminohexanoate cleavage enzyme — MSRRVREDLANSILLCGEAETVFFDLPRKDGTMSVNPVVVAVAITGSVPRKTDNPAVPVTIAEQIESTHRAFEAGATLAHIHVRNDDESPSSDPDKFAAVQEGLRRHCPGMIVQFSTGGRGRDPAARGLSLKHRPDMASLSTGSVNFPSIVYENPASLVTALASQMKEYGVRPEIEIFDLSHLHGARRLVEAGLMDARPHVQFVMGVQNAMPADEHLLDILLGEMRRILPEATWTAAGIGRNQAVVMEWALARGADAVRTGLEDNIRITKDRLAASNAELVGRAVDAVTRHGRRVASPAEARTALGLAT, encoded by the coding sequence GTGTCTCGTCGGGTTCGCGAGGATCTGGCGAACAGCATCCTACTCTGCGGCGAGGCCGAAACCGTGTTCTTCGACCTGCCGCGGAAGGATGGAACCATGAGCGTCAACCCCGTCGTCGTCGCCGTGGCGATCACCGGCTCGGTGCCTCGCAAGACGGACAACCCGGCCGTGCCGGTGACGATCGCGGAGCAGATCGAATCCACGCATCGGGCCTTCGAGGCCGGCGCGACGCTCGCCCATATCCACGTCCGCAACGACGACGAGAGCCCTTCTTCCGACCCGGACAAGTTCGCCGCCGTGCAGGAGGGCCTGCGCCGGCATTGCCCCGGGATGATCGTGCAGTTCTCCACCGGAGGACGCGGGCGCGACCCGGCCGCGCGCGGCCTGTCGCTCAAGCATCGGCCCGACATGGCGTCGCTGTCCACAGGCTCGGTGAACTTCCCCAGCATCGTCTACGAGAACCCCGCGAGCCTGGTGACGGCGCTCGCCAGCCAAATGAAGGAATACGGCGTCCGGCCGGAGATCGAGATTTTCGACCTCTCGCACCTGCACGGCGCCAGGCGCCTCGTGGAGGCGGGCCTCATGGACGCGCGCCCGCATGTGCAGTTCGTCATGGGCGTGCAGAACGCCATGCCGGCGGACGAGCACCTGCTCGACATCCTGCTCGGCGAGATGCGGCGCATCCTGCCCGAAGCGACCTGGACGGCGGCCGGCATCGGCCGCAATCAGGCTGTCGTGATGGAATGGGCCCTGGCTCGCGGGGCCGACGCAGTGCGCACCGGCCTGGAGGACAACATCCGCATCACGAAGGACCGCCTGGCGGCCAGCAACGCCGAACTCGTCGGCCGCGCCGTGGACGCGGTGACCCGCCATGGCAGGCGGGTCGCCAGCCCGGCCGAGGCTCGCACCGCCCTCGGGCTGGCGACCTGA
- the kdpE gene encoding Transcriptional regulatory protein KdpE, with amino-acid sequence MSMNILVIDDEPPIRKLLRMGLATQGYETFEAPDARTAFDVLSREAIDLIILDLGLPDMRGHDLLRLIRKDFRDLPVVVLSSRDDEPGKVEALDLGADDYVTKPFGMGELLARIRAALRHQLAVQGERAVFEVDGLSVDLVRRLVRVRGAEVKLTPREYDFLRVLIQHAGKALTHAQLMSAVSTSSDPQYLRVYMRQLRLKLEADPERPRILLTETGVGYRLRAPDDEVRV; translated from the coding sequence ATGAGCATGAACATCCTCGTCATCGACGACGAGCCGCCGATCCGAAAGCTCTTGCGCATGGGCTTGGCCACCCAGGGATACGAGACCTTCGAGGCACCCGACGCCCGCACCGCCTTCGACGTCCTGTCCCGCGAGGCGATCGACCTGATCATCCTCGACCTCGGGCTGCCTGACATGCGCGGGCACGACCTGCTGCGTCTCATCCGCAAGGATTTTCGCGATCTGCCCGTCGTCGTCCTGTCGAGTCGGGACGACGAACCCGGTAAGGTCGAGGCACTCGATCTCGGCGCCGATGACTACGTGACGAAGCCCTTCGGCATGGGCGAGCTCCTTGCGCGCATCCGCGCCGCCCTGCGCCATCAACTCGCGGTTCAGGGCGAACGCGCCGTGTTCGAGGTCGACGGACTCAGCGTGGACCTGGTTCGCCGCCTCGTCCGTGTGCGCGGCGCCGAGGTGAAGCTCACCCCGCGCGAGTACGACTTCCTGCGCGTCCTGATCCAGCATGCCGGCAAGGCGCTCACCCACGCCCAGCTCATGAGCGCGGTCTCGACCTCCTCGGACCCGCAGTACCTGCGCGTCTACATGCGCCAGCTCCGGCTCAAGCTGGAGGCCGATCCGGAACGACCGCGCATCCTGCTCACCGAGACCGGCGTCGGGTACCGCCTGCGCGCACCGGATGATGAGGTCCGTGTCTGA
- the corC_3 gene encoding Magnesium and cobalt efflux protein CorC, with protein sequence MLGLVAVLVLVFANGFFVAAEFALVSVRRSRVAELVTERRAHASALQRATDRLDAHLAATQFGITLSSLALGWVGEPALAHLVEPALTWLPIGLSAVASHTVAVVVAFSIITSLHIVLGELAPKSLALQRSERTALAVVRPLSLFLLVFRPAILFLNALGNGVLRLCGLQPGHGEGSLHSTAELNLLIQASQEAGLIREVQQEAVERIFAIGERKVRDIMTPRHEVFWVDLDDPRDVVLKAIRECDHAQVVISRGEVDELVGIVRKQDLLDQVLDGKEIDLAVATQPPIVVHESMTILAVLETFQSQPMRMAVVVDEYGTLEGIVTQTDLLEAIAGDIPEVGEEPDVVERADGSLLIDGMMPARQAFERLAFSETPDSDDFTTLAGYVIFQLGRIPGVGDAFDAGGWRFEVVDMDGRRIDKVLASRRH encoded by the coding sequence GTGCTGGGGCTGGTGGCGGTCCTGGTGCTGGTGTTCGCAAACGGGTTCTTCGTTGCCGCTGAATTTGCCCTCGTCTCCGTGCGCCGCTCGCGGGTCGCGGAACTCGTCACCGAACGTCGCGCGCATGCGAGTGCCCTGCAGCGGGCGACCGACCGGCTCGATGCCCATCTCGCCGCGACGCAGTTCGGCATCACGTTGTCGTCCCTTGCGTTGGGCTGGGTCGGCGAACCCGCCCTCGCTCACCTCGTCGAACCTGCGCTGACATGGCTGCCGATCGGGCTCAGCGCGGTCGCCTCCCATACCGTCGCGGTCGTCGTCGCGTTTTCCATCATCACGTCCCTGCACATCGTGCTCGGCGAGCTCGCTCCCAAGAGCCTCGCCCTCCAGCGTAGCGAGCGCACGGCACTGGCCGTCGTCCGCCCCCTCAGCCTGTTCCTCCTCGTCTTCCGCCCCGCGATCCTCTTCCTCAACGCCCTCGGCAATGGGGTGCTGCGCCTCTGCGGCCTCCAGCCGGGACATGGCGAGGGATCCCTTCACTCGACGGCGGAACTCAACCTGCTGATCCAGGCGAGCCAGGAAGCGGGCCTGATCCGGGAGGTTCAGCAGGAGGCCGTCGAGCGCATTTTCGCCATCGGGGAGCGAAAGGTGCGGGACATCATGACTCCACGCCACGAGGTGTTCTGGGTCGATCTCGATGACCCGCGAGACGTGGTTCTCAAGGCGATCCGCGAATGCGACCACGCTCAGGTGGTCATCAGCCGCGGAGAGGTCGACGAACTCGTCGGCATCGTGCGCAAGCAGGACCTGCTCGACCAGGTCCTCGACGGCAAGGAGATCGACCTCGCCGTGGCCACGCAGCCGCCCATCGTCGTGCACGAGAGCATGACCATCCTGGCCGTCCTCGAGACCTTCCAGAGCCAGCCCATGCGCATGGCCGTGGTGGTGGACGAATACGGGACGTTGGAGGGCATCGTCACGCAGACGGACCTCCTGGAAGCGATTGCGGGCGACATTCCGGAGGTGGGCGAAGAGCCCGACGTCGTCGAACGCGCAGACGGATCGCTCCTCATCGACGGCATGATGCCGGCCCGGCAGGCCTTCGAACGCCTCGCATTCTCCGAGACGCCCGACAGCGACGACTTCACCACCCTGGCCGGCTACGTCATCTTCCAACTTGGACGGATCCCCGGCGTCGGTGATGCCTTCGATGCGGGAGGATGGCGCTTCGAGGTGGTCGACATGGACGGGCGTCGCATCGACAAGGTCCTCGCCAGCCGGAGGCATTGA